Proteins from a genomic interval of Paenibacillus sp. FSL R5-0623:
- a CDS encoding FAD-dependent oxidoreductase → MEVIKMELMKADVTVIGGGIAGICAAIAAARQGLQVSLINDRPVLGGNASSEVRVHINGSAYLGNSPSYYAREGGLVEELKLKIFHYNPLYNKKLMLSLSDTVLLDMVYDEPNISLFLNTCVHETGMENGRIQWVEGLQLASERKFRFESPTYIDCSGDGIVGYQAGAHFRWGREAKHEYQEELAPEVADHYTMGDTILFQARDVNYSVPYKRPGFAYDITKLEFFDSIRKGLNHRSFPRKINGLGGLWWLEYGGHMDIIKNNEDIALELRKLVYGIWDYIKNSGEFDDVDNLILDYVCPIPGKRESRRFIGEHMLSQNDLTKKTHFEDAVSVGGWYMDLHANKGIYDDGPATAWNFVPGLYNIPFRSLFSRNIPNLMFAGRNISATHVAFGSTRVMATCGCMGQAVGTAAALCSKYETDPAAIVNAHMGELQAQLLRDGQTIVGIQEPLDPYFADGLTIRASSQRSYEQLHPTEEISLEKALCLVLPIKTSMAESVQIKIKNSSEHSETLHVKLFGGDRKENYIPTSELKGYNLVISAGQDDWITLDLSCKKPADDKIYIVLEGTAGLTVHSNEERMTGALSFLYRPEEPSRLKKLNKSICFKDLIPSQDMYNPANVLNGFSRPYGLPNGWISERTEGQEWLEFGFGSPKNLDEIHLVFNSQLNLEHFDDPIEPLIQDYDVTLTLEDGTESEIKVRGNYLSLNKHQVHAQGVIQIRFDFCATYGSPYYEVFAVKFFAPKNTK, encoded by the coding sequence ATGGAGGTTATCAAAATGGAACTTATGAAAGCAGATGTAACCGTCATAGGCGGAGGAATTGCCGGGATCTGTGCTGCCATTGCTGCCGCACGCCAAGGGCTGCAGGTTTCACTTATCAATGATCGGCCGGTTCTTGGGGGAAATGCGAGCAGCGAGGTCAGAGTTCATATCAACGGGTCGGCATATCTCGGAAACAGTCCATCCTATTATGCTCGCGAAGGCGGGTTGGTGGAAGAACTCAAACTGAAGATCTTTCATTATAATCCGTTATATAACAAAAAACTTATGCTTTCGCTTTCGGATACGGTGTTATTGGACATGGTTTATGATGAGCCCAACATTTCTCTATTTCTGAATACATGTGTGCATGAAACGGGCATGGAGAACGGCAGAATCCAATGGGTGGAGGGCCTTCAATTGGCTTCCGAGAGAAAATTTCGTTTTGAAAGCCCAACCTATATTGATTGCTCCGGTGATGGAATTGTTGGATACCAAGCAGGTGCTCACTTCCGATGGGGAAGAGAGGCGAAGCATGAATACCAGGAGGAGCTCGCTCCAGAAGTGGCGGATCATTACACGATGGGCGATACGATTCTGTTTCAAGCCCGTGACGTAAACTATTCCGTTCCTTACAAAAGGCCTGGCTTTGCGTATGATATTACGAAGCTGGAGTTTTTTGATAGTATCAGAAAAGGATTAAACCATCGGTCTTTTCCAAGGAAAATTAACGGACTTGGCGGATTGTGGTGGCTGGAATACGGCGGACATATGGATATTATCAAGAATAATGAAGACATTGCATTGGAACTACGGAAATTGGTGTACGGGATATGGGATTATATCAAAAATAGCGGTGAGTTTGATGATGTAGATAATCTCATCCTGGATTATGTATGCCCCATTCCGGGAAAACGGGAATCGAGACGTTTTATAGGGGAGCACATGCTGTCTCAGAACGATCTTACGAAAAAGACTCATTTCGAAGATGCGGTATCCGTCGGAGGCTGGTATATGGATCTGCATGCAAATAAAGGCATCTACGATGACGGACCGGCTACAGCGTGGAATTTTGTGCCGGGATTATACAATATCCCTTTCCGCAGCTTGTTTTCACGTAATATTCCTAATCTTATGTTCGCTGGCCGCAATATAAGCGCTACCCATGTCGCTTTTGGATCTACAAGGGTAATGGCAACCTGTGGTTGTATGGGGCAGGCGGTAGGAACAGCTGCTGCGTTATGCTCAAAATACGAGACAGACCCCGCGGCTATCGTCAATGCCCATATGGGCGAGCTTCAAGCACAACTGCTTCGAGACGGGCAGACGATTGTAGGCATCCAAGAGCCGTTAGACCCTTATTTTGCTGACGGATTAACGATACGTGCCTCGTCTCAGCGAAGCTATGAACAACTTCATCCAACCGAAGAGATCTCCTTGGAAAAAGCGTTATGTTTGGTCTTGCCGATTAAGACATCCATGGCAGAAAGCGTGCAGATCAAAATCAAAAATAGTTCCGAGCATTCGGAAACGTTACATGTGAAGCTGTTTGGCGGGGATCGAAAGGAAAACTATATTCCCACCAGCGAGCTGAAAGGCTACAACCTAGTGATTTCAGCAGGTCAGGATGACTGGATTACACTGGACCTCAGCTGCAAGAAGCCAGCAGACGACAAAATCTACATCGTATTGGAAGGTACGGCGGGCCTTACTGTACACAGCAATGAAGAGAGAATGACTGGAGCGCTGAGCTTCCTTTATAGACCGGAAGAGCCATCCAGGCTAAAGAAGCTTAATAAGAGCATTTGCTTCAAGGATCTGATTCCATCCCAGGATATGTATAACCCTGCGAATGTCCTCAACGGCTTCTCTAGACCTTATGGTCTGCCGAACGGCTGGATTTCTGAACGTACAGAAGGACAGGAATGGTTGGAATTTGGTTTTGGAAGCCCCAAAAATCTGGATGAAATCCATCTTGTTTTCAATTCGCAGCTTAATTTGGAGCATTTCGACGATCCAATCGAGCCACTGATCCAAGATTATGATGTGACCCTAACGTTAGAGGACGGAACCGAGAGTGAAATTAAAGTCCGCGGGAATTATCTTTCGTTGAACAAACATCAGGTGCATGCACAAGGTGTAATCCAAATCCGGTTTGATTTTTGTGCAACGTATGGTTCGCCTTATTATGAAGTGTTTGCTGTAAAATTTTTTGCTCCTAAAAACACTAAGTGA
- a CDS encoding CBO0543 family protein, with product MLGNILLGMVIPIILGVWILRRNFTILILYYPLGVAISAFINNIGFNYFWNILPNTRNQSLAALPMDLGIYPIAGCLMMYTILEKGAKPWLAILIASLSLTLIEWVAKMMGHVIYFNGWNILWTFLSYLLPFVLAYGYSKILRYIK from the coding sequence ATGTTAGGAAACATTCTGCTCGGTATGGTCATTCCCATTATATTGGGTGTATGGATTCTGCGTCGGAACTTTACAATCCTTATTCTATATTATCCACTTGGTGTGGCTATTTCAGCATTCATCAACAATATCGGGTTTAATTACTTCTGGAATATTCTTCCAAACACTCGTAATCAATCCTTGGCTGCTCTTCCAATGGATCTTGGAATCTATCCGATCGCCGGCTGTCTGATGATGTATACGATTTTAGAAAAAGGTGCCAAGCCATGGTTGGCGATCCTCATTGCATCATTGTCGCTGACATTAATCGAATGGGTTGCCAAAATGATGGGACATGTCATTTATTTTAATGGATGGAACATTCTTTGGACCTTTTTGTCATACCTCCTGCCATTTGTTCTTGCTTATGGTTATAGTAAAATATTGAGGTATATCAAGTGA
- a CDS encoding cation diffusion facilitator family transporter — MDQLKYDNLKLGERGAIISIIAYICLTVLKLIVGNMAGSEALKADGLNNATDIVASIAVLIGLKLAQRPADTDHTYGHWRAETVASLVASFIMMAVGLQVLFEAIGSVFQGTHESPDIIAAYTGIFCAVVMYLVYRYNKRLASRIKSQAVMAAARDNISDAWVSTGTVIGIVGSQFGLPWLDPVTAVIVGFLICKTAWDIFKEATHHLTDGFDVELIQEYKKTIAGIDSVETVKDVRARNYGNNVVVDVVITVDAELDLQQAHDICTDVENELMEEHDVYTVHVHVEPDILEDSGL, encoded by the coding sequence GTGGATCAACTTAAATACGATAATCTAAAGCTGGGGGAGCGCGGAGCTATCATCAGCATTATCGCCTACATATGTTTGACCGTATTAAAACTGATCGTTGGCAATATGGCCGGATCAGAAGCGCTCAAGGCGGATGGATTAAACAATGCCACCGATATTGTGGCCTCAATAGCTGTACTGATCGGTTTGAAACTTGCCCAACGCCCAGCCGACACAGATCATACATATGGTCACTGGAGAGCAGAGACCGTTGCGTCACTAGTTGCTTCTTTCATTATGATGGCAGTAGGTTTACAAGTACTGTTTGAAGCCATTGGTTCTGTGTTTCAGGGGACACATGAATCTCCGGATATCATCGCTGCGTACACAGGCATTTTCTGCGCGGTTGTCATGTATCTGGTCTATCGCTATAACAAGAGACTTGCTTCCCGTATTAAAAGTCAGGCGGTCATGGCTGCAGCTCGTGATAACATTTCCGATGCCTGGGTGAGCACCGGTACGGTCATTGGGATCGTGGGTTCCCAGTTCGGCCTCCCATGGCTGGACCCTGTAACGGCTGTCATCGTAGGTTTCCTGATCTGCAAGACCGCTTGGGACATTTTCAAGGAAGCCACACATCATCTGACGGACGGTTTTGATGTTGAACTGATTCAGGAGTACAAAAAAACGATTGCCGGAATTGACAGCGTAGAGACGGTTAAAGACGTGAGAGCGCGGAACTATGGCAATAACGTTGTAGTAGACGTTGTCATAACAGTTGATGCAGAGCTGGATCTTCAACAAGCACACGATATCTGTACAGATGTGGAGAATGAGTTGATGGAGGAGCATGACGTTTACACCGTTCACGTTCACGTGGAACCTGATATTTTGGAAGACTCAGGATTATAA
- a CDS encoding GDSL-type esterase/lipase family protein — protein MKEFFPRRGLPNVIQKLENGEPVTIVYFGGSNTRSKGYRVMTADWLRGQYPHADIRAVNAGIDGTGSDLGCARLETDVLSHQPDLVFVEFVGNDGGVPESKARIEGIVRQIRKRSRFIDILFVYTIKERDLTSFQSGEYQKGALMQEEVADYYGIPSIHLGVAVSQLVSDGKLIFTSRADVSIPGAVIFTHDSIHPTIPEGHQIYTDTITRSFEKMSELGDHVGKVEHHLPQDTLVPANPWEYANMLPLDRFSHFSAGWSYMTPDDFALVSQYDWLFPGLWRAVDPGETVTVEFEGTHIGLFDIGGPDSGRLKVSVDGGEPFLIDRFTPYNDHNRNQYVFLPELPNGKHTVRFEIDHEKTDKAAVFEASGNERSMEHVRQHPAWYDQTVIHLGKLLLVQPPL, from the coding sequence ATGAAAGAATTTTTCCCACGAAGAGGGCTACCTAATGTGATTCAGAAGTTGGAAAATGGGGAACCCGTGACCATCGTTTATTTTGGCGGTAGTAATACACGTTCGAAAGGATACAGGGTCATGACGGCGGATTGGCTGCGAGGGCAATATCCCCATGCCGATATCCGCGCTGTGAACGCAGGCATTGATGGGACAGGATCGGACCTCGGCTGTGCCCGTTTGGAGACAGATGTACTGAGTCATCAGCCTGATCTCGTATTTGTTGAATTTGTTGGTAACGATGGCGGAGTTCCCGAATCCAAGGCGCGGATCGAAGGCATTGTCCGACAGATTCGCAAGCGCAGCCGGTTTATCGATATCCTGTTTGTATATACGATCAAGGAGCGGGATTTGACTTCATTTCAATCCGGCGAATACCAGAAGGGCGCTCTTATGCAGGAGGAAGTCGCCGACTATTACGGCATTCCTTCGATTCATCTGGGCGTAGCGGTCAGTCAATTGGTTTCGGATGGAAAGCTTATTTTCACTTCAAGGGCAGACGTGTCCATCCCCGGAGCCGTTATTTTCACGCATGATTCGATCCATCCCACGATTCCCGAAGGACATCAGATCTACACAGATACCATCACCCGGTCGTTTGAGAAAATGAGTGAACTTGGAGATCACGTGGGAAAGGTCGAACATCACTTGCCGCAGGACACTTTGGTCCCGGCCAATCCTTGGGAGTATGCAAACATGCTGCCACTGGATCGTTTTAGTCATTTTTCGGCAGGATGGTCTTACATGACTCCCGATGATTTTGCCTTAGTAAGCCAGTATGATTGGTTGTTCCCCGGTTTATGGCGAGCAGTTGATCCCGGAGAGACGGTCACAGTGGAGTTTGAGGGAACCCACATCGGCTTATTTGATATCGGGGGGCCGGATTCTGGCCGATTGAAGGTGTCGGTGGATGGAGGGGAACCCTTCCTTATTGATCGATTCACGCCCTACAACGATCATAATCGAAATCAATATGTTTTCTTGCCGGAGCTACCCAATGGGAAACATACAGTTCGCTTCGAGATCGATCACGAGAAAACTGACAAAGCGGCCGTGTTTGAGGCTAGTGGCAATGAACGAAGTATGGAACATGTTCGACAGCATCCAGCTTGGTATGATCAAACGGTCATTCACCTTGGAAAGTTGTTATTGGTTCAGCCGCCATTATAA
- a CDS encoding AraC family transcriptional regulator: MKQMLVTNLDRTLPIYLEQTGYNEWQEEFDRPDGYHCYHWLQTTGGEGHFECAGNTMTLGPNQGILLPPHVPHRYYTSSHPWSTWYITFSGDLAPTIISSLGLATSKVIRWEGDSRLSRIHNTTSRLARQQSEFSGMNSSTFVYRFLMDLKRYGQVDNQRSYSQQSSRLAPLIRFMEEHFHDASIGLADLSEYAGLSSQRLNYLFRMTTGMSPYQYLIQLRIQKAKEHLMNNKHMTIKTVASLVGFLDVSHFVSTFRKFENITPQRFRELH, translated from the coding sequence ATGAAGCAGATGCTTGTCACTAATCTGGACCGTACACTGCCGATCTATTTGGAACAAACCGGTTATAACGAATGGCAAGAAGAATTTGATAGACCTGACGGCTATCATTGTTACCACTGGCTGCAAACGACAGGCGGTGAAGGGCACTTTGAATGTGCGGGGAACACGATGACACTTGGGCCTAATCAGGGAATTCTATTGCCACCTCATGTTCCGCACCGTTATTACACATCGTCACATCCCTGGTCTACTTGGTACATCACATTTAGTGGTGATTTAGCCCCAACGATCATCTCTTCCCTGGGATTGGCCACATCCAAGGTCATTCGTTGGGAAGGCGATTCCAGGCTATCCAGAATTCATAACACTACCAGCCGATTGGCGAGGCAGCAGTCCGAATTCAGCGGAATGAACAGCTCCACGTTTGTGTATCGATTTCTAATGGATCTGAAACGTTACGGACAAGTGGACAACCAACGCTCTTATTCCCAACAATCCTCGCGACTGGCACCCTTGATTCGATTCATGGAGGAGCATTTTCATGATGCCTCAATCGGCTTGGCTGATCTGTCGGAATATGCAGGCTTAAGCTCACAGCGGCTTAATTACTTGTTTCGTATGACGACTGGAATGAGCCCTTATCAATATCTGATCCAACTGCGAATCCAGAAAGCCAAGGAACACTTAATGAACAACAAACATATGACCATCAAAACCGTTGCTTCTCTCGTGGGATTTCTGGATGTGAGCCATTTTGTCTCTACCTTCCGAAAGTTTGAGAATATTACGCCCCAACGTTTTCGTGAACTCCATTAA
- a CDS encoding alpha-L-fucosidase, with the protein MSHSIQTLANITPSDRQLAWQELEFYSFIHFGINTFTDKEWGFGDESPALFNPTDFDATQWVEVCKSAGIKGLILTCKHHDGFCLWPSAYTEHTVKSSPWREGNGDMVKEVAEACRLGGLAFGVYLSPWDRHDHRYGTSEYNEYFKLQLRELLTSYGDIFCVWFDGACGEGPNGLKQVYDWDGYYKVIRELQPGAVISVCGPDVRWCGNEAGHTRDSEWSVVPEELRDCEKIQEASQHVDDGQFAKLANSRDENLGSRDAVAGKQVTWFPAEVNTSIRPGWFYHAAEDDQVRSLEKLLDIYYKSVGGNATFLLNLPPDQRGRIHENDAKRMQELGDRLRATFHHNLAFGGHATASESLDEKHDATHVLDGDKTTYWCPMEGTEHAAIELDLLEEHTFDTILLQEHIRSGQRIEKLHIEYLDGEIWRDLCDCTIVGYKRICRFLPIRARRLRLIIEESRWCPTLSAVEVYLSPQDVNK; encoded by the coding sequence ATGAGCCACTCCATTCAGACTCTAGCCAATATCACCCCATCCGACCGTCAATTGGCCTGGCAGGAGCTCGAATTTTATTCATTTATTCATTTTGGAATAAATACATTTACAGATAAGGAATGGGGATTCGGTGACGAATCACCTGCCCTCTTCAACCCTACCGACTTTGATGCCACGCAATGGGTAGAGGTGTGCAAATCTGCAGGAATAAAGGGTCTCATCCTAACCTGTAAACATCACGATGGTTTCTGTCTCTGGCCAAGCGCATATACGGAACATACGGTTAAGAGCAGTCCGTGGCGCGAAGGCAATGGCGATATGGTAAAGGAAGTCGCTGAGGCTTGCAGGCTGGGTGGTCTGGCATTTGGCGTATATCTATCCCCGTGGGATCGTCATGACCATCGATACGGAACCTCCGAATACAATGAATATTTCAAGCTGCAGTTGCGTGAACTGTTGACCTCCTATGGCGACATCTTCTGTGTATGGTTCGATGGTGCCTGCGGTGAAGGACCGAACGGATTGAAACAAGTGTATGATTGGGATGGCTACTATAAAGTCATTCGGGAACTGCAGCCAGGTGCCGTTATATCCGTATGTGGTCCGGATGTGCGCTGGTGTGGAAATGAAGCAGGACATACACGGGATTCGGAGTGGAGTGTTGTTCCGGAGGAACTCAGGGATTGCGAGAAGATTCAGGAGGCTTCGCAGCATGTGGATGATGGACAGTTTGCCAAACTTGCTAACTCTCGCGACGAAAATCTGGGCAGCCGTGATGCTGTAGCTGGAAAACAGGTTACTTGGTTCCCTGCCGAAGTTAATACTTCGATTCGGCCGGGCTGGTTCTACCACGCTGCTGAGGATGACCAGGTCAGAAGTCTTGAGAAACTTCTGGATATTTATTATAAGTCTGTTGGTGGTAATGCTACGTTTCTGTTAAATCTGCCTCCAGACCAACGCGGCAGAATTCATGAGAATGATGCCAAACGGATGCAAGAACTTGGCGATCGACTTCGTGCTACGTTCCACCATAACCTGGCCTTCGGAGGACACGCCACTGCATCAGAATCGCTTGATGAGAAACATGATGCCACGCATGTGCTGGACGGGGACAAAACGACGTATTGGTGCCCCATGGAAGGAACCGAACACGCTGCCATTGAGCTTGATTTATTGGAAGAGCATACGTTTGATACGATCCTGCTTCAGGAGCATATCCGGTCTGGACAGCGCATTGAGAAACTTCACATCGAATATCTTGATGGCGAGATATGGCGTGATCTGTGCGACTGTACCATCGTTGGATACAAACGGATTTGCCGCTTTCTCCCTATCCGAGCAAGAAGGCTCCGTTTGATTATTGAAGAATCCAGATGGTGTCCGACATTATCTGCTGTTGAAGTTTACTTAAGTCCTCAAGATGTGAATAAATAA
- a CDS encoding ferritin-like domain-containing protein — protein sequence MYVAYPYGYRYTFTPVWATSSAEALELIKTAVQGERNDEMFYDSLIQLSPDANQAAIITSIRNDERGHNQMFRQMYKDLIGQEVSGVSSEPVETVTSYLAGLQKAFQGELAAVEKYRKIWFGLPYGIYKDTVWGIILDEQKHADKYNNLITYNLPR from the coding sequence ATGTATGTGGCATATCCTTATGGTTACAGGTACACTTTTACTCCGGTATGGGCAACATCATCAGCCGAAGCACTTGAATTAATCAAAACGGCTGTGCAAGGAGAACGAAACGATGAGATGTTCTATGATTCTCTGATTCAGTTGTCACCCGATGCCAATCAGGCAGCCATCATCACGAGCATCCGTAATGATGAACGTGGACATAATCAAATGTTCCGCCAAATGTACAAGGATCTGATAGGTCAGGAGGTTTCGGGCGTAAGCAGTGAGCCTGTTGAGACGGTCACCTCTTATCTTGCCGGATTGCAAAAGGCGTTTCAGGGTGAATTGGCCGCCGTGGAAAAGTATAGAAAAATATGGTTTGGTCTCCCGTATGGCATATATAAAGATACGGTGTGGGGAATCATCCTGGATGAACAGAAACATGCGGATAAATATAACAATCTGATTACCTACAATTTGCCGAGATAG
- a CDS encoding alkaline phosphatase has translation MKLSKRVLPAVALTLAVSASTLLSAGQASAVQAVSVEKKQIKNIIFLIGDGMGTSYTSAYRYMKDDPSTKGMDKTVFDPYLVGAQMTYPDDDKQNVTDSASAATAMSAGVKTYNAAIAVDPEQKEVKTVLEQAKENGKSTGLVATSEITHATPAAFGAHDISRKNMDAIADDYYDELINGKHKVDVLLGGGKSNFVREGRDLTKEFQKAGYSYVTDRSSLLADKNQQVLGLFADGGLDKLIDRTAATPSLAEMTNTAIDRLSSNDKGFFLMVEGSQIDWAGHDNDIVGAMSEMDDFAAAFQAAIDFAKKDGETLVVATADHSTGGLTLGKDGEYNFFVDPIKAALRTPDFMAAQIAKGASVEETLKSYLKLELKPEEIQSVKEAAQSADVTKIDNAIEAIIDNRSFAGWTTGGHTGEDVPVYAYGPASHRFAGLIDNIDNAKIIFDILSKHQ, from the coding sequence GTGAAATTATCCAAAAGAGTATTACCAGCGGTAGCGCTGACTCTGGCTGTATCGGCTTCCACTCTCTTGTCCGCCGGACAAGCAAGTGCCGTTCAAGCTGTAAGTGTAGAGAAAAAACAAATCAAGAACATCATCTTCCTCATTGGGGATGGCATGGGGACCTCTTATACTTCCGCCTACCGTTATATGAAAGATGATCCTTCGACGAAGGGCATGGACAAAACCGTATTCGACCCTTATCTGGTTGGAGCACAAATGACCTATCCTGATGATGATAAACAAAATGTGACGGATTCCGCTTCCGCAGCAACGGCCATGTCGGCAGGTGTAAAAACCTACAATGCGGCCATTGCGGTTGACCCTGAGCAGAAGGAAGTCAAAACCGTACTTGAGCAGGCAAAAGAAAACGGCAAGTCCACCGGACTCGTGGCTACGTCGGAGATCACTCATGCCACACCAGCTGCATTTGGTGCCCATGATATCAGTCGGAAAAATATGGATGCTATTGCGGACGATTATTATGATGAGTTGATTAATGGCAAGCATAAGGTGGATGTACTTCTGGGTGGAGGGAAATCCAATTTTGTACGCGAGGGTCGTGACCTGACGAAGGAGTTTCAGAAGGCCGGATACAGCTATGTCACGGATCGTTCCTCTCTCCTTGCTGATAAGAATCAACAAGTGCTTGGACTGTTTGCGGACGGAGGTCTGGACAAGTTGATTGATCGTACTGCTGCAACTCCATCATTGGCTGAGATGACCAATACAGCGATTGATCGTCTCAGTTCTAACGACAAAGGATTCTTTCTAATGGTCGAAGGCAGCCAGATCGACTGGGCAGGACATGATAATGATATCGTTGGCGCGATGAGTGAAATGGATGATTTCGCAGCTGCATTTCAGGCAGCTATTGATTTTGCCAAAAAAGACGGTGAAACACTTGTCGTAGCTACTGCTGACCACTCCACAGGCGGACTTACGCTTGGAAAAGACGGAGAATACAACTTCTTCGTAGACCCGATCAAAGCTGCACTGCGGACCCCAGACTTCATGGCAGCACAAATAGCAAAAGGTGCTTCAGTTGAAGAAACACTGAAAAGTTATCTGAAACTGGAGTTGAAACCGGAAGAGATTCAATCGGTGAAAGAAGCAGCCCAAAGTGCGGATGTAACAAAGATTGATAATGCCATTGAAGCAATTATTGATAACCGTTCATTTGCGGGCTGGACAACAGGTGGACATACAGGTGAAGATGTTCCGGTCTATGCCTACGGCCCGGCAAGTCATCGCTTCGCCGGTTTGATCGACAACATAGATAATGCCAAGATCATATTTGATATTCTCAGCAAGCACCAGTAA
- a CDS encoding beta-galactosidase has translation MAVIRMLYAGANYHPHDWPRERWQHDIDLMREASFTIVRLGHLCWDSFEPSEGNYTFAWFDEVMTLFHQAGIQVVLDIATRPAPTWLHRKYPEISLSAPSGLRMEAQTRYMEDVGHPTFQEYAYDFARKLVMRYRHHPALYAFGLCNELGSGAPSYSNAARDRFEVWLRNKYATVEQLNEAWTAQRWSRKLNSFSDVVLPISGQVKGAPERLLDMARFYSDETLAYMQGLSDIVRELAPDVRETTNHWSENPGYGFDYLKQYREMIDLPGIGFYPGTNPEDKQALTAACFFMDHRIGELDRPIWCLEFQTGDFGGYASPPGAMRMYAYLSLIHRAQAVCAWTWRTMLGGEEQYVFGLVDHDGIPGWKYDEFARIAQEFKRLQDLDMPRKTNPDIAIAYSFETLKVMAGNPSYYKTDYTGQVLQAYSALEQSNLDCNIVNLRSLHQNYKVIIVPGHAIMDEESAATLRAFVEQGGTVIMTAYSAKVTANNRVFDTTLPGGLSDVFGIRCGAFVRTRSHTPWENAGGLEKTELGLEREKPVIVMDSENIQPDIDYYEILEPRTASVIASFSNTRESSPAVTCNKYGQGQAIYVALPANTTFLSALLHRLYPTLGIVKGPATPSGVVARHLDNTNTLYVNTTGKLQTVPLQETAMGMLSGQTITSELKLEPYDAEIIQFISN, from the coding sequence ATGGCGGTGATCAGGATGTTATATGCAGGCGCTAACTACCACCCCCACGACTGGCCGCGCGAACGCTGGCAGCACGATATCGACTTGATGCGTGAAGCTTCGTTTACAATCGTTCGACTCGGCCATTTATGCTGGGACAGCTTCGAGCCATCGGAAGGAAACTACACCTTTGCATGGTTTGACGAAGTCATGACCTTGTTTCACCAAGCCGGTATTCAGGTCGTTCTGGATATTGCAACCCGTCCGGCTCCGACTTGGCTGCACAGAAAGTATCCCGAAATTTCTTTGAGTGCTCCGAGCGGCCTTCGTATGGAAGCGCAAACAAGATATATGGAGGATGTCGGTCATCCAACCTTTCAAGAATACGCTTATGATTTTGCCAGAAAACTCGTCATGCGCTACCGGCATCATCCGGCCCTTTATGCTTTCGGATTATGCAACGAGTTGGGCTCCGGTGCTCCATCCTATTCCAATGCGGCCCGGGACCGATTCGAGGTCTGGCTTCGTAATAAGTATGCAACGGTCGAGCAGCTTAATGAAGCTTGGACTGCACAGCGCTGGTCCCGTAAACTGAACAGCTTCAGTGATGTGGTCCTCCCGATTTCGGGACAGGTCAAAGGTGCACCAGAACGCCTTCTGGATATGGCACGTTTTTACTCCGATGAGACGTTGGCTTATATGCAAGGATTAAGCGACATCGTGAGGGAATTAGCTCCAGACGTCAGAGAAACAACGAACCACTGGTCGGAAAATCCGGGCTACGGTTTCGATTATCTGAAGCAGTACCGGGAAATGATCGACTTGCCGGGCATTGGCTTCTATCCCGGGACCAATCCCGAAGATAAACAAGCGCTAACTGCTGCGTGTTTCTTCATGGACCATCGTATCGGTGAGTTGGATCGGCCGATCTGGTGTCTGGAATTCCAGACTGGGGACTTTGGCGGCTACGCTTCTCCACCGGGTGCGATGCGAATGTACGCGTACCTGTCTCTGATTCACAGAGCGCAGGCCGTCTGTGCCTGGACCTGGCGCACAATGCTGGGCGGCGAAGAGCAATATGTGTTTGGTCTTGTGGATCATGATGGTATACCCGGCTGGAAATATGATGAATTTGCACGGATTGCACAGGAATTCAAACGGCTGCAGGATCTGGATATGCCAAGAAAAACAAACCCGGATATTGCGATCGCGTACTCCTTTGAGACGCTAAAGGTTATGGCTGGCAATCCAAGTTATTACAAGACCGATTATACCGGGCAGGTTTTGCAAGCATACAGCGCTCTGGAACAATCCAATCTGGATTGCAACATCGTCAATCTGCGCAGCCTTCATCAAAACTACAAGGTGATTATCGTACCCGGACACGCGATCATGGATGAAGAATCGGCTGCAACACTACGGGCTTTTGTTGAACAAGGGGGTACCGTTATCATGACGGCTTATTCTGCCAAAGTCACTGCGAACAATCGGGTGTTTGATACTACCCTACCAGGAGGCTTGAGTGATGTATTTGGCATCCGCTGTGGTGCATTTGTTCGAACACGCAGCCATACCCCTTGGGAGAATGCCGGAGGTTTGGAAAAAACCGAGCTTGGCCTGGAGCGTGAGAAGCCGGTCATCGTCATGGATTCGGAAAACATTCAGCCTGATATCGATTATTATGAGATCCTTGAGCCGCGTACCGCGAGCGTCATCGCCAGTTTTTCAAATACACGTGAGTCTTCCCCGGCGGTCACCTGCAATAAATACGGACAGGGTCAGGCGATCTATGTGGCCTTGCCTGCCAATACAACGTTTTTGAGTGCGCTTCTGCATCGTCTGTATCCAACGCTTGGCATAGTCAAAGGTCCCGCCACACCATCTGGTGTCGTGGCTCGTCATCTGGACAACACAAATACCCTCTATGTCAACACAACAGGCAAGTTGCAGACGGTGCCCCTTCAAGAAACAGCAATGGGTATGCTGTCAGGCCAGACCATAACCTCTGAGTTGAAGCTTGAGCCCTATGATGCTGAAATCATTCAATTCATTTCAAATTAA